From Vigna angularis cultivar LongXiaoDou No.4 chromosome 11, ASM1680809v1, whole genome shotgun sequence:
AACTAAAGCAACAAATGATATAAAAACTAGAATCAACTAATTTGAACtattaaagtaaatttaaatccCAAAAAAGATATTGAATCACAGGCTTTTggtaaaaactaaataataaaacatgGCACATTATGTGATAGCAGAAGGATTTGATACTTTGAAAAACATGGCACATCATGATATGAATGAGGTCGGTTTCCCTGTTGTGTGTTGTCTTTATTCCattgtgcatgtatgcatgcccatgtatttttttcacatttaagCTCATTATTTATGGATAGACAAGTACCGCTGATGGATGAGATCGATGCTAAGGTGAGATATGAAGGGGAAAACCATAAATTAGGGCAAATCTAAGCGAAGAAGAGAAGCGAACTTGTTGGTGGCGCACCTCCTTCTTCCGCCTGTGATCCGCCGGTCTGAAAAGATGGGTGGGCGTGGGTGAACCGCTGCACTGGCGTTGCGCTCTCACTCCTGGACTCGCTTGATCTGCGTTATTAGTGGGTGAAGGAAGAATTGGGTTTTTTCGACGGGTTCAATTATCTGACCCGGCCCATGATTCTCTTGTCGAGTTGACGGGCCTGACCCGTTTTGACATCCATCACAGcccattaattaaaaaaagtgtttGCTCCTCCTTTCGTCCCTATAGGGTTTTTGCAGCTTCGTCATCCTCTGCGCTAAACACAGAACTGTGCATATCACCTCCAATGGCGTATTATTCTTCTAGACTCGATTTCTTTTGCCATTTGTGTGGGACAACGCTAATTGTTCCTTCTTCTGAGTATGCCCAATGCCCTTTGTGCAAAACTCTCCGAGACATACAAGGTTAAAccctatatttttttttctttcaaatcaaGGCGCATGCTTGTTTTATTGTGGTAACGTGTTCTCGAATTTTTTTGATTGTATATTATGTATAACTTTCTCCAATTGACTAATGGAATATGGTTGTGTTCAGATATTCGTGATAAGGAAATAAGTTACACAATTACTGCTGAGGTATGTTTTATTTCGGTTATCTCACATGACTGtgaattattactattattatagtttatatgCCAGTGTTCATTTTCTGGACTTACTTATGGTGCTTCATgcactttttttaaaagaaaaatgaacatGTCTACCTCCACCTTGACTTCACACATGACTCACGAATTCATGACAGACTTTCTATACCTTTTGTTTAAAACTAATGTTAGTCATGACTATAACAGATCAATTGGTAGTATTGCATTAAAGTAACAGAAGAGCATTCAAGTATGTATATACACGATCAGTTCTCATGTTATTGGAATTTTATTAGTGTAGCCATATTGAAATTTGGACCTGGGTTTAGATTTTTAATATCAATGTAGCAATGATAGCAAGTAGAGGTGAAATGATATTGTGAAAATACTGGCACAGTTAGTCAGGATTGCTAACTTTTTAGGTCCTAAATTTCCTACCAAGAGTTGCAGCAGCTTAGCTGACCAGCTTGATTCTGTTGACAGATTGCAATTGGTCTCTTATAACTGAAATAAGCTAAATTTGTGATTTACCATGACCATGGACATATTCACTTTATGTAAACTATTGGCAATTcatctttaaataaaagtaacCTTGTGTTTGGCAGGAGATCAGAAGAGAGCTTGGAATGGAAATAATCGAGGAACAGAAGGTTCAATTGTCGAAGGTAATGGCATCATTCCATATTAAATATAGCTTGGTTTTTAAGAAGatatttgtatgttttaaatgttattgtttcttctctaaaaaaatgtattatttctTGACAGGTCAACAAGAAATGTGAAAAATGTGGCCATGATGAAGCTAACTTTTATACCAGACAGGTATCGTTAGACTTTATAATGTATATTTGGCAATTTGATTTGAATCTTATTTGTAGTCcagaattatttatttcaatcatTCTATTTTCAGATGAGATCAGCAGATGAAGGGCAAACTACTTTCTATACATGTACCCGTTGTGGTCATCAATCTCAGGAGAATTAGTGGTTTACTTTAAGGCTATCTTTGGAAGGAATGTACCAGGAAAAATAGAATGATCTTTAAGGTTATTTTGTATCTGATAATATGCCGCACCTGACCCCCACTAAGGTTGTTATCTGGACTTGGTTATTAATTAATAAGCCTTTTTACcttaaatttcttttgtatatcagctataaataattaacactACCTGGAGAAATGGCGCAGCAGTACAACCCAAGTAGGCTAGATTCAACATAAAAATTGGGTTGTCTACTCTGTCGAGCATGAAAGTTTAACAAATTAGGTTCCTCTTCCttatataataagatattttagCCTTTTAACTCAGCATCTCCGTTTAACAAATCTTTCCAAACTTCCCATCCTAAAGTTGATTTGAGAATTTTGGTTATGTTGACTCTTCTTCATACGTTTGGTTGCATATTTTACACTTGTCTATTTAGTTTTGGTGCAATGAGGTATATGTCCAGTGGTGAACCTgtatttagtataattttttgttgCTTGTATTAAAAAAGTAGCTTTAGTCTGTAGCCTTACTTTATGAAATCAAATTGTGTCAAATATGAATTACCAAGAAAACAGTCCTTTGGGTTTCAAGAAGGGGAGAAAAACTGTGAATAATATATCTGTCAAAACTCCTCCATCTGCACTTGTCTTGGCAGAACGATCACTTCTGCAGCAGTGATCTCGAAGTTTGTGAGTTTTCTCATCCTTTCTCACTTGCCCATTTCATTTCAACGTTTCTCTGCATTGGTAATTTAGGGATGCATGTTTCGTATTAGCTTTCTATTTCACCTCTGCGGATGTTGTTTGTTTATAATTCTTTTGGAATGAATGCTGTGTATTTGGGCGATTTCAACTGCTAGATCTAGATTGTATTGTAGTTATTTCATATGTCCTATTTAGATTTCCTATTCTTATACCATTAGGATCAATGAAACATTTCTTAGTGTGTTTTTACCATATAATTGGGTTCGTTTTGTGATTTAATCAGGTGCTATTGCTATTTCTACAAAGAAAAGTTGATTGTGGGTTTTGGGCTTTCCGTTCTCTTTGATGTGTTTATACTCTGGATTCAACAAGTAGGCTAGATTCAACAAGCATGAAAGTTTCGGGTTCCTcatctttttataataactCAGCATCACTGTTTAACAAATCTTTCCAAACTTCTGATCCTAAAGTTGATTTGAGAACTTTGGTTATGTTGAATCTTCTTCATACGTTTGGTTGCATATTTTACCCTTGCCTATTTAGTTTTGATACAATGAGGTATATGAGTGTGGTGAACCTGTATTTAGTGTAATTTTGTGACTTGTATTAAGAAAGTAGCTCCAGTCTGTAGCCTCACTATGAAATTGAAATGTGTCAGTTATGAATTACCAAGAAAACAGTCCTTTTATTAGGAGGTGATTTGGTTTAACAGAACAACTTTGGTATTTTATGTAGACTTTATGGGGGTTTACTTGGTAACTTAATGGTATGCTTGAAGTTTTGTTCAAAGTTAGTGTATATAATGTCGAACTTATAATGCTTAAAATTACTTGGTGTCCTCCAGTTCTATTTTATGTATGATGCTATGTGATGTTTCATAGATGGAAAGCCTGTGTAAGTGAGATTTTCCTTTATGCACCTTCTGGTTTTTTCTCCTTATAATTTGCCACTCTCCCTCATACACAAAAACCACATCCCTaagttaggaaaaaaaattcaaatcttaTTATATAAATCATTTAATGTTCTTGGCAATCAGGGAACTTGCGAAGCACTTAATAAGTCATGTGGGTGCTGTGGAAGCATTTTGGAAGATGAGGCACAACGTGAACAATGAGAGTCAACATGTGACTTGGTAACTCATGTCTTCTGTCACGTGTGTGCTCTTTGTCATGAGTGTCGTGGGCTCCGTCCCAGGTTACCTCATCCTGGCTGTAATGCTCAACCGGTACTGGTTATGATTCCCCCAGCCGAACAGACCATGGGACGTGAAGCTTGAAGATTCTCCATCATCTTGGAAGTGCTATTCTTGTGTATGTCACTGATGCCTCTATAATTTGATGTTGAACCATGTTATGACTTCATCTAAAATGGGTCCTggctttttcattttctttttataaataagaacATTAAACCTATTAATTCTGTTTGCCTcccttttattttgtattatatatagatTTGAATCATATGAGAGAATTTTTCTCCCAATAACTATGTCTATGGGTAACTAGTATTTAGTTAATGAACTCAATGAAAGAATTTGGTACATTTAGTGCGTAATTCTTGTATGGTTATGTACTTTCGGCTTAGGCTTTAAAAATTGAAAGGAAGTGTAATGTGAACAAGGGGTGCAGCTTAAATGgtaaaactattttatgacGGCCTCCACTTTCACGCCTTTCCTTGTCTGGAGGACAGCAAATGGAGTGGTTAACGCATGCTTCTGTTTTGCTAGGGTGACATTTGCTTGACAGGGATCTAAGTAAGTAATTTTCATAGAATAGGTAGTGTTCTTTGCGTCCAAATTGCAAGGTCGAGCACGAAGGATGAGGAATAGTTtcaaaaaaacataacaagtGTCAGAGTTTCAGCAGAGTAAAGattatagaaataaagaaaGGTTATGAAAACTTCTAGGGGAAGCCTAAATTGTGAGTGGAGTCCTTAAGCAAAGTATGAGGGAAGCATTTagtcttcctcttcctcttgaTCTTCGTCCTCTACTTCTCCTTCTTTAGCATCATCATCTAAGTCTTCATTGTCGTCACCAATGGTCTGTTCTCTGAGCTATTGCTGAATGGTTGCAATTTCTTTGTCCATTGCGTCGAATCTTGCCACGTAGGTGGAATGGTTTGAGAATAGCATTGTTAGTTGTTTCAGCACACACTTTTCAAagtcattctttagtctaacaGTTGGGGGCAGCATAGGACATGCAAATGTTAACTGTATCCACATCCTCTCCTTGGTCAGCTTTAGGTTCATCTTTGAAAGTCCGTCCTTTTTCACATTTTCGAAGTCCCATATGATGAAGGGTAGGCTTTGCAATCTTATTTGTGTGATTGTATCCCATGGAGACATCATCATTAAGTTAACGTGAAAAAATTCAAAGACTTTGGAGAGGAAGACGACAAATGGTAAACTCGCCATAGGTAacctcatggttttgatgatggTGTCACTTACCACTTCAAACCAGTTAGTAGGAATTCAGCCTTTGAGTGCATGATTTAGGATCAACGAATGCCAGTAGTCAGTCATCCCTCTTCATGCCACCGGCCTTACAGTGTATAGTTCCTGGATTCATTTGGGTACCCGAGACAGGCTTGAAAGATTCCCAACTTGTTCAATCCAAGAAAGTTTCGGTGGGATTTTTCACTGCCCAACCGAAATCCAACAATGGACATCCATACCTCATCATCAAGCTCCATTGACTAAATCAGTCCAAACCTTGATACGAGAGTCTGTTTTGAAAGATGAATCCTTCGCAAAAAAACTGAAATT
This genomic window contains:
- the LOC108334379 gene encoding uncharacterized protein LOC108334379; translated protein: MAYYSSRLDFFCHLCGTTLIVPSSEYAQCPLCKTLRDIQDIRDKEISYTITAEEIRRELGMEIIEEQKVQLSKVNKKCEKCGHDEANFYTRQMRSADEGQTTFYTCTRCGHQSQEN